The Verrucomicrobiia bacterium genome window below encodes:
- a CDS encoding glycosyltransferase, which translates to MPPVEEQAGPRSSPSPAAAHTWGVSVIIPAYNYAHYLPHALESALAQTHQPLEILVVDDGSTDATREVVARFGGRVRYHYQTNAGLSAARNTGLRESRFPFVALLDADDQWLPERVASAIACFQQLDPQFGVVACRSTRINQHGEPLPLNPGEQELAGEITAADILWRTRFSPSSVVARREVFESCGGFDTALRSSEDRDMWLRAAIRWRVWLQPERLVLIRKHDANMSRHASRMRENMRQVINKAWRLQAVPRHRLDYWLQALAIWRYQTALICAGSGQQTEALRDLLFSLLFWPLPIQGRRIGSTVSFTRLRSLGRALHPSPSVSRSRSA; encoded by the coding sequence ATGCCGCCAGTGGAGGAACAGGCCGGACCGCGCAGCTCCCCCTCCCCCGCTGCCGCCCACACGTGGGGCGTGAGCGTCATCATCCCGGCTTACAACTACGCCCACTACCTGCCCCATGCCCTGGAGTCCGCCCTGGCGCAAACGCATCAACCGCTGGAAATCCTGGTGGTGGACGACGGCTCCACCGATGCCACCCGCGAAGTCGTGGCACGCTTTGGCGGGCGCGTGCGTTACCACTATCAAACCAATGCCGGCTTGTCGGCCGCCCGTAACACCGGTCTCCGGGAAAGCCGTTTTCCCTTTGTGGCCCTGCTGGATGCCGACGACCAATGGCTGCCGGAGCGGGTGGCCTCGGCCATCGCCTGCTTCCAGCAGCTTGACCCGCAGTTTGGTGTCGTCGCCTGCCGCTCCACCCGCATCAACCAGCATGGCGAACCCCTCCCCCTCAACCCCGGCGAACAGGAACTGGCCGGAGAAATCACGGCGGCGGACATTTTGTGGCGCACCCGGTTTTCGCCTTCGTCGGTGGTGGCCCGCCGGGAGGTGTTTGAGTCGTGCGGAGGATTTGACACGGCCCTGCGCAGCTCCGAGGACCGGGATATGTGGCTGCGGGCCGCCATTCGCTGGCGCGTGTGGCTGCAACCCGAACGCCTGGTGCTCATTCGCAAGCATGACGCCAACATGAGCCGCCACGCCAGCCGCATGCGGGAAAACATGCGGCAGGTCATCAACAAAGCCTGGCGCCTGCAGGCGGTGCCGCGGCATCGCCTGGATTACTGGCTGCAGGCGCTGGCCATCTGGCGCTACCAGACCGCCTTGATCTGTGCCGGCAGCGGGCAGCAGACGGAGGCGCTCCGCGATCTGCTGTTTTCGCTGCTCTTCTGGCCTCTCCCCATTCAGGGCCGGCGCATCGGCTCCACCGTGTCCTTCACCCGCCTGCGCTCCTTGGGGCGGGCTTTGCACCCCTCCCCTTCTGTTTCCCGCTCCCGCTCCGCATGA
- a CDS encoding glycosyltransferase yields the protein MSQPQLILHVVFSLEPGGMENGLVNVARRLDAREFAVHVCCLEKAGEFLRRLPPAIGVTVLGKGGGMSPATVMKLRGLLYHLQPAVLHTHNLGPLFYAALANRWGPRVPLLHGEHGMLTPRERRGWRYWLRRALYRRCTAVHTVSQTLLQYYHARGFHHPRMTAIVNGVDSERFAPGDRAAARRALGVPDGAFVLGMMGSFQRRKRHQEVVSAFHTVAGDFHQAHLLLVGARGPESDAVAALARAGRHGSRIHLVPYQEDPRPFYQAMDVLIVASENEGLSNAALEAMACGVPVLAGEACGNAEIITPGQNGWLAPLDTADAIARALRSCLASPLEAARLGSQARATVVQQFRVEDMAAQYARLYRELAQQAAA from the coding sequence ATGAGTCAGCCCCAGCTCATCTTGCACGTGGTCTTTTCGCTCGAACCCGGCGGCATGGAGAACGGTCTGGTCAACGTGGCCCGCCGCCTGGATGCGCGGGAATTTGCCGTGCATGTCTGCTGCCTGGAAAAGGCCGGGGAGTTTCTCCGGCGGCTGCCGCCCGCCATCGGCGTCACCGTCCTGGGCAAAGGCGGCGGCATGTCACCCGCCACGGTGATGAAATTGCGCGGGCTGCTATACCACCTGCAGCCCGCCGTCCTCCATACCCACAACCTGGGGCCGCTGTTTTATGCCGCTCTGGCCAACCGTTGGGGACCGCGCGTGCCCTTGCTCCACGGCGAGCACGGCATGTTGACGCCCCGCGAGCGGCGGGGCTGGCGTTATTGGCTGCGGCGCGCCTTGTACCGGCGCTGCACCGCCGTCCACACCGTTTCTCAAACCCTCTTGCAGTATTATCACGCGCGCGGATTCCATCATCCGCGCATGACCGCCATTGTGAACGGCGTGGACAGTGAACGTTTCGCCCCGGGCGACCGCGCCGCCGCCCGGCGCGCGCTCGGCGTGCCGGACGGGGCCTTCGTCCTGGGCATGATGGGCAGTTTCCAACGCCGCAAACGGCACCAGGAAGTAGTCTCCGCCTTCCACACTGTGGCCGGAGATTTTCACCAGGCTCACCTGCTCCTGGTGGGCGCGCGCGGTCCGGAGAGCGACGCCGTGGCCGCGCTGGCCCGCGCCGGGCGTCATGGCTCGCGCATTCACCTCGTGCCCTACCAGGAAGACCCCCGTCCGTTTTATCAGGCGATGGACGTCCTCATTGTGGCCTCGGAAAACGAGGGACTCTCCAACGCCGCCCTGGAGGCCATGGCCTGCGGCGTGCCGGTGTTGGCGGGAGAAGCTTGCGGGAACGCAGAAATCATCACCCCCGGCCAGAATGGCTGGCTGGCGCCGCTCGACACAGCGGACGCCATCGCCCGCGCCTTGCGTTCCTGTCTGGCTTCCCCCCTCGAGGCCGCCCGCCTGGGAAGCCAGGCCCGCGCCACCGTCGTGCAACAATTCCGGGTGGAGGACATGGCCGCGCAATATGCCCGGTTGTACCGTGAGCTGGCACAGCAGGCGGCAGCCTGA